The following are encoded together in the Juglans microcarpa x Juglans regia isolate MS1-56 chromosome 2D, Jm3101_v1.0, whole genome shotgun sequence genome:
- the LOC121249426 gene encoding uncharacterized protein LOC121249426 yields MEDRMVWPHERNGQFSVRSYYRYILAQIGTQFAEGSNVQTQHILWKHLWKMKVPNKVKIFAWRARKNGLPTGQQLVKKHVLSDGTCSLCLSELETLAHAVMSCNAIHKMWELYLHVVSIANNMSVMDVALQFCDRKLYDQLATFFMLMWSFWFRRNKYVHEKVTLSPKQVADNALTMLHSFDKVKPKTQIQLKNHYRWQHPPAD; encoded by the coding sequence ATGGAAGATAGAATGGTTTGGCCTCATGAGAGGAATGGCCAATTTAGTGTTCGAAGCTATTATAGGTACATTCTTGCTCAAATTGGTACCCAGTTTGCAGAGGGTTCAAACGTACAGACCCAACACATCCTTTGGAAACACTTGTGGAAGATGAAAGTTCCCAATAAAGTCAAAATTTTTGCTTGGCGTGCCCGTAAAAATGGCTTACCCACTGGTCAGCAGCTAGTCAAGAAGCATGTTTTATCCGATGGCACTTGCAGTTTATGTCTTAGTGAACTCGAAACTCTTGCACATGCTGTGATGAGTTGTAACGCTATTCATAAAATGTGGGAATTGTATTTACATGTTGTCTCTATTGCTAATAACATGTCAGTTATGGATGTGGCCTTGCAGTTTTGTGACAGGAAACTATATGATCAGTTGGCTACTTTCTTTATGCTGATGTGGAGCTTTTGGTTTCGAAGAAACAAGTATGTGCATGAGAAAGTAACGCTCTCTCCAAAGCAGGTGGCCGATAATGCACTGACTATGTTGCACAGTTTTGATAAGGTGAAACCAAAAACTCAGATACAACTTAAGAATCATTACAGATGGCAACATCCTCCTGcagattag